Below is a genomic region from Alosa alosa isolate M-15738 ecotype Scorff River chromosome 24, AALO_Geno_1.1, whole genome shotgun sequence.
TACAGTCTCAGATAGCAGTCTCAGATGGGAGACACTTCATGAGTGGGAATATCCCAGGACATTACATATTACGCGAGTATACCCTTTACCAACGCCACTCTCATTCATGCTGTATATTCTGTTAACTTGCAGGTTTTAGAGAAGGCTGGTAGAGCTCTCTATGAGTGTGAGCTGTGGGAGAACTGACAACCACCTAAAGAAGAGGTGGCGATAATGGCTCTCCAAGAGGAGGTTGTCAGTCTGGAGTCTGAAGGCTTTTATTCAACAAGGTTTGTATGACGATGAAGGAGTGTTTTCATACAGATGTGAAGTTTTACATTAAAATTTACATGTTTAACTTTAATGAAATAGCAGCTTAATTGGTTGTACAAGTTTAGTAAAAATTTGAGGATGAAACTAACTTTTCCCTTcaatgtgtatctgtgtgcttctctcttctgtgtatATGATATATTAGTTGTGTTGTCTCATTTAAAAGTGTTAGGCTGTCTGTGTGGATTGCTTCACATTTTTGCCTTACCATCACAGATCTTTCCTGTGTTAGTAAACTGTAACTATTTGAGGTCCTAATTGATTGTGCTATTTTTTAGGAGGCACTTAGAGGGAATGCCTGGACCCTGAGAGGACTAAGACGATAATTGgtgagtttattttatttggatGTCTTTCTCTCCAACTCACTTTGTATTTATCTCCAATTATCGTGATAACACAACAGTGTTTCTGCACTTAAGCATCTGTATTTGTGTCACTATTATTTGCATGTTCTTTTTGTATATGTTCTGTCTTATTCAGAGGCCACCCTGAAGCAGTTCCCAGGCCAGACACTCACTCCAGATTGCTGGGCCAGGCAATAAATGCCAAAGTGGCAGAATTGAGGttccataacaaaaacaaagattttcaataaaatagaataaaagataacagaagtgttgtgtgtttctttctctttatacTGATACTATGGTTGATTTTAAGTGAACACAATAGTGAAATATTTATTGATTAATGCGGAAAATATCAAACCATAGTAGAATATGAACTATATTTGAGAAATATATGTCTGAAATATATAGATCATGTGATCAGAATCTTCATCAAGGGTCATGTGATCATGCTTCTTGGTgtcatatatttaaatatatttaattatatgcataaaatataagaaagtggccaatatttaatatttacttatattttgaaatatattgatacatacatgtaaatatatgtatttaacatagatgtgcttatactggaatatgttcaagctgcatatatatgaatatattatttttctggATGGGGACCGACTTAATCTGGGTGTGTATTGAGTCCAGATAAGGGCCAAGGCTTCGATCCTTGGTTTATTTGTAAATTGGTTTGCAAGAAATCATGAAAATTACCTGATATTGTTGCTGTAATGTACAATTAATGTACTGTAAAGAATTCATAGTTTAAACAGCTCTGACATCACTGTatctgattctttttttttgtagtttGTAATTTATTCCAATGAAACTGAACTAAAcgttttgaataaaaaaatgtcTGCCTTTTTTTTGTTCTGTGGCCGCATATGCCCCTCTGATAAGAATTCAGACAATTATTTTGAGCTCATCTTTCATCTGAACCTTTTTCAGCCCATATAGTTGTTTGTTCTTCGAGTCTAAAATACTTTTTTacaacttttattttgacaatggtaactagcctacattcacaGCAGCCATACTGGAAACGGTCGTACAGGGGGATGTAGTAGCTTGAAGTTCTGATGAATAACGTGCCCTTTCACCAACTTATTATTAGGTTACCCTTTTCCTAAAATGCATCAGTAACTTATTCAAAGTTGCATGTAGTAGTTGCATATAGTACTCTATAGATAAAGCAATAGAATGTAGGCACAATGTCAACTTGCAAGGTTTCGTTTACTTTTTTAATGGGATGGCAAACTGATCGATGCTGACTGTCAACGTTACCCCCCAGGCAAGCTGGTTCTGGTTAACTGATTAATTGTCTCGTTGCAATGTCAAAAGGCAAGAGACTGGCCGATCCAGATGGTAAGTACAGGCTAGCCTACTGCTAGACTTCCCTGTTTGTGTTGTCTCTGTCACGTGAGGTCTATGTACACATTAAGAGAGTTAAATACCATAAACAGTAAAAGAAATACACGTAGCTGGTAGGTCTAATGTAACGCAAATGCCCTAGGAACAATTCTCGAGAAATCTCGACTAAACTCACTTCCATCCGTAGGTTAAGTTCATGTGATGGTTTCCAGCGTTAGCTAACAAACCATGTGAAGGCGCAGTCCATGATTGTAGTCCCATCCATTATTTTGTCAAAGGCTATTTAGTGCTCCTCCTATTTTTCATTGGTAATTTGCTGACCAAAGTGCCATCGCTCTGGCCTGGCTCTTTGGTGTTACGGTCACGTACCAGCGGAAAAGTGGGCTCGAGGCCGGGCCAGGTGAATGTTCTACCTTCGCTACAAATGGTGTTGTGGGATGGCTTGGTGGAGGCGTGCCCATGTGTGAGCCGTATGAGGGAGCCCAGGATAGGTTGAGCCCTCTGTGAGGAACCCTAGAGATGAGtgaatcagagaatgtctaataagtatTAAGTAAGCGGGGTCTGGGTGAATTAGCTGTGTTGGGGACCCTAGGATACTGCTAGGATGGGAGAAGTAGGCTACGTCAGTGTGCTCGCTCCGTCCAAAATGGAGCATGCGCAAACATCAGCTCAAAGCTCCCAAACATCACACAATACCAATTACTTTCATGAACCCGACACTTTGCTCATTGTCTGAATTGCACTATTCCTGTGTTTTAAATTGGGGCACAATGTTCAAGACTCTTTGTCACAACTGAACTGATTGGCATCTGTTTGGGCATTTGGCTATCTGAGCATGTCAGTCTTTGCACCAtgatgtgttattgtgttaCAACTGGATTAGCACAGCCTGCCTACCCTGACAACATGTCATTGTGTTTAGCTTGTCTTTTTAATGTTCTATTAAAATGTATTGAAAGGTATTTCCTTTTTTATTAATGTGTATGAATTTCATTTAGATGACCTTCAAGAAAGGGAAGATGAGTTAAATCCATTTTCCTTCAAGGAATTCATCAGAAGCAAAGAACAGCATGCAAGTAATCCTCTGGCCTCTGATGGGAAATGTAATGTCACAAAAGAGGTACAGTTTTGCTGTTTATTTCAAATATAAAGCCTACACCACAAGTTTTACGAAGTTGCCAGTTCTCTCACATAGCACATCACATAATTCTTCACCTGAACCATGGTAATTCCACAGTTGAAAAGGAATGAAGCCCCTTGACCACACCTTCACCTTCTCTTCAGTTAAATTAGCCTTCTTTGCCAGTGAAAGGAGTCACTGTTGTAGCTGGAAGGCCAGAGATAAaaatatgaatgttaaattgtttTGAACATGCAATATGATTCAACTCTCATCAGCCCTATCTTCTGAAGGCAGCGCTGATACATTTGTAGCCATGTTGTACAGTATATAGTATCCACGATGTCGTGGATACCATATACTGTACAACATGGCTACAAATGAATGTACAACATGGCTACATAATGTCTTGGTGATTACATGATTATTCCATTATGTAATTGTTGCAGAAGACGTACGTTCGTGCGGATCTACCAGAACGAGACTGCTCCCTGCCAGCTAAAGGCTTTGATGAAGACCAAAAAGGACATTATTTCATTGACAGTATCTCCCAAGAACACACCAACATTGATGAGCCAGAAGAGGAGTGGGCTGGAAGTTATCAACCACTAGCCTTTGAGGAGGCACACAATTTGGGTCTTTGTGGACCTATGGAAAGGATTGCTTTGTCTGATGGTTATCCTTTTACAAGCTTTGAGAATTATGAAGCTGAGAAAGACACTTTCATAACTGATGTACCATACCAGACCTGTAAAAGCAATGCTGAGTATGGAAATGGAAGACATCCTAAGGTTTGTGcattttattgacaattttaTACAAAAGTATACATTACATTTACTTTACGCAAAGTTTTGAATATTTAATTTCAATAGAATCGTCTGCTTTTTGCTTACTTTTTCTAGCTAAAAGAGGAGAATGCTCAGTTAAAGAAGCACATCAAGGAGCTCTTGAAAAAGTCAGAGATTGATGACCAAAGGTAATAGTCATGTTTGCATAGCAATGTGTAACTATTATGAATTAAGGGACATTCCACGCTGGTGGATTTCATTTGGATAGGATAGTGAAGACTGTTAGGAAATAAGTGGGACAGAGATTGGTATTGATGATCTAACCATGATCACTTAAAGGAATCTTCCGGAGCAAAAACAACATAGGGTTGTTGTAGATTCATAGACAATGATGTAATCCTATATTGAAACGTAAATTCTGGCCCTGAATaaatctgtttgtgtctgttttcaAATGATACTGAATATGAGCATATGTCCAATGTATACGGTCAACATTGTTCTTATTTATACTGTTGTTTTCCAGAATCAGACACCTTACTGAGGAGTTGCAGAATAAGAAGGTCCAGGATGAGCGGGAGGCAAAAGCTTTGGAGACGATGGTTCAGTCTGTTGAACAGAATCTTCAGCTAATGACTGTATGTATTGCATGCAAGTTCCTATTACCCTATATGGTTCCAAGTTGCAGGCTGCTGGAGTGCCTTAATGTTGGTCtgttttattgatttttttatcTCCTCCGCGCTCTGTTGTCTGACTTTCAGAAACGAGCAATCAAGGCGGAAAATACAGTGACAAAACTGAAACAAGAAATTCATCAACTACAGGTTTGAGAACCTTATGGAATACCAGGTCTTAACATTGTATTACTGTTGTTTCTTGGTGGACTAaagggcacagacacacacacacacacacacacacacacacacactgtaaaaaatctACTTGGTCTGTTGTGGCAGAGTTGTCATGCTGCACTGCTCACAAGTCtgtagacacacatgcacgcatgtatacacacacaagcaaacaagcaaacataTTACTATCTCAATCGAGAGCAAATCCATCAGTGTCaataaaaaaagacagcaaacaggaTATGAAATCACCGATGGGTGCTTAAAAAACTAGCTACACCACGcatgcttaaaggagaattctggtgtgatagatattgacctaaagtgtgttgaaacatgataccgagtgtgaacgtatgtctcatagctcatctcggcttgtcccctgtactccgaaatctggcgctagttagccgatgctaccaacaggttttcaaagggggtgcctcgggcattggcctagccatgcaaataaatcactgttttacaccatttacgaggcacaaagtagctccacacttcattggtagacttccgagggccctgacatttgaaacgagacattgagaactttgaaaaagcactggtagtttatttacaagatggtttatacagacagtaccttcaggaagtttaccgttcgccgccatcttgaatttagtcacgataagtcgagcgacgagtacatatgaacaggtatgataagggatcagattccaaaaataattctgtggaaatgcatggattccagttgctgctactgatATGCACTGACTGCAATGAAGTACTAGAAAGAGTTGCTGAGTAAATGTTTAATGGTGTAACAAACTGCTTTACAGGACCAACTGGAGGGGTACAGGGGAGAAGTGGCTGTCATGAATGCCATGAAgcgcaatacacacacagcctctgaaTATCTCAGCAAAGCAACACGTGATGCTGAAACTTCCATCAAGTATGCACTAAGTACCCAACAGTTTATGTTCTATAATTGAGACGAGCAAATCAGTCATTTCAGAGGTTATTCAGCAGGTTACCATAGTGTTATTACCTTGCCTAGTCACTTTAAGAAACAGTATGGAATTCATTATTACCTACTCATAAGGCATGCTCAAAACATTGTTATCAACACCAACATCCCTGTTGATACTGATAAGCTTGCTAATATTCCAACTCCTGTGTTTTGGCAatgtacagtgcctataaaaactACTCATA
It encodes:
- the entr1 gene encoding endosome-associated-trafficking regulator 1, whose protein sequence is MSKGKRLADPDDDLQEREDELNPFSFKEFIRSKEQHASNPLASDGKCNVTKEKTYVRADLPERDCSLPAKGFDEDQKGHYFIDSISQEHTNIDEPEEEWAGSYQPLAFEEAHNLGLCGPMERIALSDGYPFTSFENYEAEKDTFITDVPYQTCKSNAEYGNGRHPKLKEENAQLKKHIKELLKKSEIDDQRIRHLTEELQNKKVQDEREAKALETMVQSVEQNLQLMTKRAIKAENTVTKLKQEIHQLQDQLEGYRGEVAVMNAMKRNTHTASEYLSKATRDAETSIKQLLTGAETLHLVSQMLNSIDKITENIAHD